From the genome of Hymenobacter cellulosilyticus, one region includes:
- a CDS encoding serine hydrolase domain-containing protein, which produces MRLVDLATHTSGLPSTARQYSKEKKARLEKEHADLGVRIAHYNRYTADSLLQDMHTFTLSTKPGAAYRYQNLDVLILQLVLERAYQKPYEQLITQFVQSRFGMKDTKRVLSAQEQARFATGYDETLRAQTHANYTGYWGGSTMCSTPADLLTYVRANLAEKEPAVKLAHQPAWGTSIGLGWMLDTDPDGQRRIFHNGHSIGFNTRCVMYPGQQAGFVVLVNEAISQTRVTEMEEYLKQELDRVATPAAKPGKAGKSVGRR; this is translated from the coding sequence GTGCGGCTGGTGGATCTGGCCACCCACACCTCGGGCCTGCCCAGCACGGCGCGGCAGTACAGCAAGGAGAAAAAGGCGCGGCTGGAGAAGGAGCACGCTGATTTGGGGGTGCGCATCGCGCATTATAACCGCTACACGGCCGATAGTCTGCTCCAGGACATGCACACCTTTACGCTCAGCACCAAGCCCGGGGCCGCCTACCGCTACCAGAACCTGGACGTGCTGATCTTGCAGCTGGTGCTGGAGCGGGCTTACCAGAAACCCTACGAGCAGCTTATCACCCAGTTTGTGCAAAGCCGCTTCGGAATGAAGGACACCAAGCGGGTACTGTCGGCCCAGGAGCAGGCCCGCTTTGCTACCGGCTACGACGAAACCCTGCGGGCCCAGACCCACGCCAACTACACTGGCTACTGGGGCGGCTCGACGATGTGCTCCACGCCCGCCGACCTGCTGACCTACGTGCGGGCCAACCTGGCCGAAAAAGAGCCGGCCGTGAAGCTGGCCCACCAGCCGGCCTGGGGCACGAGCATCGGGCTGGGCTGGATGCTGGACACGGACCCCGACGGGCAGCGGCGCATCTTCCACAACGGGCATTCCATTGGCTTCAACACCCGCTGCGTCATGTATCCGGGGCAGCAGGCAGGCTTCGTGGTGCTGGTGAATGAGGCCATCAGCCAGACCCGGGTGACGGAAATGGAGGAGTACCTGAAGCAGGAGCTGGACCGGGTAGCTACTCCGGCCGCGAAGCCGGGCAAAGCGGGAAAGTCGGTAGGGCGGCGCTAG
- a CDS encoding T9SS type A sorting domain-containing protein: protein MTPNPSAGKLAVQFTLRQSEAYTLALYDLQGRLVKTVASGMAAGTQVIPVQAGEYPAGVYLLRLTTGKQVLTQRLVLSR, encoded by the coding sequence GTGACGCCTAATCCCAGTGCGGGCAAGCTGGCCGTTCAGTTCACGCTGAGACAGTCGGAAGCCTACACGCTGGCCTTGTATGACTTGCAGGGCCGCCTGGTCAAGACGGTGGCTAGTGGTATGGCGGCTGGGACCCAGGTAATTCCGGTGCAGGCCGGGGAGTACCCGGCGGGCGTGTATTTGCTGCGCCTTACGACGGGCAAGCAGGTGCTCACCCAGCGCCTCGTGCTCAGCCGCTAG
- a CDS encoding glycosyl hydrolase, translating to MGISLPNRLPGSGPAQLVPPRKSRGRTWKTLALAGLSLALSAAPALSQIVPVGAGSYTTQFPGTDAAGRNAVPPGSPLVSGVAATKPVPTNEFWSAKLQKDHVSNIFNYPLALRTHETGLVVNYIIPPSGPKEYRQPNSDVMAVTVGVQGLNAVRATVSDFSDWTVTMNWRSNSNDFNATVGMGMPFVYFTKGAADVAVVKVTVGTVTINNEMLLIRDSYNGADYAVYAPVGSTWTNNAGTYTSTLNGKTYWSMAFLNPTAADALAAANDYKKYAYVFPASTTVSWQYTESTAVVKTTFTVTPSVKEGTANTVLQGLLPHQWGYLASGSAQPAGQVYPSVRGQLKMLAANTFSTSYTFHGVLPTLPYLSNYSAGFSPVKLNDKVKSLQNNGLAEWTDSYNEGQEMNKLIQTARIADEAGNVEARNKILATIKTRLEDWLSVEGGEKAFLFYYDTKWSTLLGYPAGHHQDDNLNDHHFHWGYFIHAAAFVEQYQPGWASQWSEMVNMLIRDAANPSRTDTKFPFLRNFDPYAGHAWADGFASSPMGNNQESTSESMQFNSSLIHWGAITNDKATRDLGIYLYVTEQTAIEEYWFDVNDRNFRPDYAYNATGRVWGAGYDAGTFWTSDIRAVYGIQLYPMHGGSLYLGLNKPFVQKLWTEITQNTGILQNEANPNTWHDLLWEYLAFIDPVKAIQLYDSYPDRAIKFGVSDAQTYYWLHGMNALGQVDATVTANNPEAAVFNKNGQKTYVAQNYGSTPITVTFSDGYVLNVPARKLATSRDVAVAGTLTASATEVAANGSVTLSVATTGSGITGVEFFDGATSLGTVTGAPYTRTAANLPVAIHNFYAKVYAGTSFKVTNIATVQVGKQVSFTGSPQAVPGTIEAGKYDSYPGGKGQGISYNDASEGNQATYEPAPTVAFRTNENVDAVTDPAEGATVGWVDAGEWLEYTVNVSAAGTHTLALRYAAGNATGGGPFFLSVDGTPVGGDQTVTTTSNWGTWATKTITGLNLPAGEHVLRLTFTQGGLNIGRMTFTYTGTGTSNTPPTVSLTSPANNASFAAPASITITANAADANGTVSKVEFFQGTTKLAEDLTAPYSFSWTGVAAGTYSITAKATDNANASTVSSAVSVVVTGGSTGGTCTGGPTNGDYTYSVSGASSNPTLTFVPGRSGVGSPTLLLYYGTNANGPFPGYTAQPNTPFTLTASAGQTVYFYYTYSVPEGGERNTSSTPHSVVVGNCGTGTTNTPPTVSLTSPANNASFTAPGSITITANAADANGTVSKVEFFRGTTKLGEDLTAPYSYSWTGVAAGTYSLTAKATDNAGATTTSAAVNVTVTGGTSTGGYCATTADFSYGAVTSGGNVTFTFHPLGATAGGNLAILYLREGSAGGYPGYAMTKNSAGDFTFTKTIANGTVTSLYFTYQVGPVGPSATRPPRPSATR from the coding sequence ATGGGTATATCCCTACCTAACCGCCTGCCCGGCAGTGGGCCGGCGCAGCTGGTGCCCCCGCGCAAGTCCCGGGGCCGCACCTGGAAAACCCTGGCCCTGGCCGGCCTGAGTCTGGCTCTGAGCGCCGCCCCGGCCCTAAGCCAAATTGTGCCCGTGGGCGCGGGCAGCTACACCACCCAGTTTCCGGGTACCGACGCCGCTGGGCGCAACGCCGTGCCGCCCGGCTCCCCGCTGGTAAGCGGCGTGGCCGCCACCAAGCCCGTGCCCACCAACGAGTTCTGGTCGGCCAAGCTGCAAAAGGACCACGTTAGCAACATCTTCAACTACCCGCTGGCCCTGCGCACCCACGAAACCGGGCTGGTGGTCAACTACATCATTCCGCCTTCCGGCCCCAAGGAATACCGGCAGCCCAACAGCGACGTCATGGCCGTAACCGTGGGCGTGCAGGGCCTGAACGCCGTGCGCGCCACCGTATCGGACTTTTCGGACTGGACCGTGACTATGAACTGGCGCAGCAACTCAAACGACTTCAACGCCACCGTGGGCATGGGCATGCCCTTCGTGTATTTCACCAAAGGCGCCGCCGACGTGGCCGTGGTGAAAGTGACGGTGGGCACGGTGACGATTAACAACGAAATGCTGCTGATCCGGGACTCCTACAACGGGGCCGACTACGCCGTATACGCCCCCGTAGGTTCCACCTGGACCAACAATGCAGGCACCTATACCTCGACGCTGAACGGGAAGACCTACTGGTCGATGGCCTTCCTGAACCCGACGGCCGCCGACGCGCTGGCCGCCGCCAACGATTATAAGAAGTACGCCTACGTTTTCCCGGCCAGCACCACCGTAAGCTGGCAGTACACGGAAAGCACCGCCGTGGTCAAAACGACCTTCACCGTGACGCCTTCCGTGAAAGAAGGTACCGCCAACACCGTGCTACAGGGCCTGCTGCCCCACCAGTGGGGCTACCTGGCCAGCGGCTCGGCCCAGCCCGCGGGGCAGGTGTATCCGTCGGTGCGGGGGCAGCTGAAAATGCTGGCTGCCAACACGTTTTCGACGTCCTATACTTTCCACGGCGTGCTGCCTACGCTGCCTTATCTGAGCAACTACAGCGCCGGTTTCAGTCCGGTAAAGCTCAACGACAAGGTGAAGTCCCTGCAAAACAACGGCCTGGCCGAGTGGACCGACTCCTACAACGAGGGGCAGGAAATGAACAAGCTGATCCAGACGGCCCGCATTGCGGATGAGGCCGGCAACGTGGAAGCCCGCAACAAGATTCTGGCTACCATCAAGACCCGGCTGGAAGACTGGCTGTCGGTGGAAGGCGGCGAAAAGGCGTTTCTGTTTTACTACGACACCAAGTGGTCGACGCTGCTGGGCTACCCGGCTGGCCACCACCAGGACGACAACCTGAACGACCACCACTTTCACTGGGGCTACTTTATTCACGCGGCGGCCTTCGTGGAGCAGTACCAGCCCGGATGGGCCAGCCAGTGGAGCGAGATGGTGAACATGCTCATCCGCGACGCGGCCAACCCGAGCCGGACCGACACCAAGTTTCCCTTCCTGCGCAACTTTGACCCCTACGCTGGCCACGCCTGGGCCGATGGCTTCGCCAGCTCGCCGATGGGCAACAACCAGGAGTCGACCTCGGAAAGCATGCAATTCAACTCGTCGTTGATTCACTGGGGCGCCATCACCAACGACAAGGCTACGCGCGACCTGGGTATCTACCTCTACGTGACCGAGCAGACGGCCATTGAAGAGTACTGGTTTGACGTGAATGACCGCAACTTCCGGCCCGACTACGCTTACAACGCCACTGGCCGGGTGTGGGGCGCAGGCTACGACGCCGGCACTTTCTGGACCTCCGACATCCGGGCCGTTTACGGCATTCAGCTTTATCCCATGCACGGCGGCTCGCTTTATCTGGGGCTGAACAAGCCCTTCGTGCAAAAGCTTTGGACCGAAATTACCCAGAACACCGGCATCCTGCAGAACGAGGCCAACCCCAACACCTGGCACGACTTGCTGTGGGAATACCTGGCCTTTATTGATCCGGTGAAAGCCATTCAGCTCTACGATTCCTACCCCGACCGCGCCATCAAGTTCGGCGTTTCGGATGCCCAGACCTACTACTGGCTGCACGGCATGAATGCCCTGGGCCAGGTGGACGCCACCGTGACGGCCAACAACCCCGAGGCGGCGGTATTCAACAAGAACGGCCAGAAAACCTACGTGGCCCAGAACTACGGCAGCACGCCCATCACCGTGACCTTCTCTGACGGCTACGTGCTGAACGTGCCGGCCCGCAAGCTGGCTACCAGTCGGGATGTGGCCGTGGCCGGCACCCTGACCGCCAGCGCCACGGAAGTAGCCGCCAACGGTAGCGTGACGCTGAGCGTGGCTACCACCGGCAGCGGCATTACGGGCGTAGAGTTCTTCGACGGGGCCACCTCGCTGGGCACCGTAACGGGTGCACCCTACACCAGAACGGCTGCCAATTTGCCCGTCGCCATTCATAACTTCTACGCCAAGGTCTACGCCGGCACCTCGTTCAAAGTAACCAATATTGCCACGGTGCAGGTGGGTAAGCAAGTGTCGTTTACCGGCTCACCCCAGGCCGTGCCCGGCACCATTGAGGCCGGCAAGTACGATTCTTACCCCGGCGGTAAGGGCCAGGGAATCTCTTACAATGACGCTTCGGAAGGCAACCAAGCCACGTACGAGCCCGCGCCAACCGTTGCCTTCCGTACCAACGAAAACGTGGATGCCGTAACCGACCCGGCCGAAGGCGCTACCGTGGGCTGGGTGGATGCCGGCGAATGGCTGGAGTACACCGTCAACGTGTCGGCGGCGGGCACCCACACCTTGGCTTTGCGCTACGCGGCCGGCAACGCCACCGGCGGCGGGCCGTTCTTCCTCTCGGTAGATGGCACTCCGGTGGGCGGCGACCAGACCGTGACGACGACCAGCAACTGGGGAACCTGGGCCACCAAAACCATTACCGGCCTCAACCTGCCGGCCGGGGAGCATGTGCTGCGCCTGACCTTCACCCAGGGCGGGCTGAACATCGGTCGGATGACCTTTACCTACACCGGCACGGGTACCAGCAACACGCCGCCCACGGTTAGCCTGACTTCGCCGGCCAACAATGCCAGCTTTGCCGCTCCGGCCAGCATCACCATTACCGCCAACGCGGCCGATGCAAACGGCACAGTGAGCAAAGTGGAGTTCTTCCAGGGCACAACTAAACTCGCCGAAGACCTCACGGCACCGTACAGCTTCAGCTGGACCGGTGTGGCCGCGGGTACCTACTCTATTACGGCCAAGGCTACCGACAATGCCAACGCCAGCACGGTTTCCAGCGCCGTGAGCGTGGTGGTAACCGGCGGCTCAACGGGCGGAACCTGCACCGGCGGACCCACCAACGGCGACTATACCTACTCGGTATCCGGGGCCAGCAGCAACCCCACGCTGACCTTCGTGCCCGGCCGCAGCGGCGTAGGCAGCCCCACGCTGCTGCTGTACTACGGCACTAATGCCAATGGGCCCTTCCCGGGCTACACGGCCCAGCCCAACACGCCCTTTACGCTGACGGCCAGCGCCGGCCAGACCGTGTATTTCTACTACACCTACAGCGTGCCCGAGGGCGGGGAACGGAACACTAGCAGCACGCCCCATAGCGTGGTAGTCGGCAACTGCGGCACGGGCACTACCAACACCCCGCCTACGGTTAGCCTGACTTCACCAGCCAACAATGCCAGCTTCACGGCTCCGGGCAGCATCACCATTACCGCCAACGCGGCCGACGCCAACGGCACGGTGAGCAAAGTCGAGTTCTTCCGGGGCACCACCAAACTAGGCGAAGACCTGACGGCGCCGTATAGCTACAGCTGGACGGGTGTAGCGGCCGGCACCTACAGTCTCACGGCCAAAGCCACCGACAATGCCGGCGCCACCACGACTTCGGCGGCCGTAAACGTGACCGTAACCGGCGGCACCAGTACCGGCGGCTACTGCGCTACCACCGCTGACTTCAGCTACGGCGCCGTGACCAGCGGCGGCAATGTTACGTTTACCTTCCACCCGCTCGGGGCTACAGCTGGCGGTAACCTGGCCATCCTGTATCTGCGGGAAGGCTCGGCCGGCGGCTACCCGGGCTACGCCATGACCAAGAACTCGGCCGGGGACTTCACTTTCACCAAGACTATTGCCAACGGTACCGTAACCAGCCTGTACTTCACCTACCAGGTGGGGCCGGTGGGCCCGAGCGCAACACGGCCGCCTCGCCCTTCAGCTACACGGTAG
- a CDS encoding protein adenylyltransferase SelO — protein MSINSLTIDQAPFQNSFVEEMRGEASFDKRPRAVPGYLYSRVTPTPVADPRLLAWSDDLAAYLGLARPAERGPAVDALAGNLVTGSMKPFAARYGGHQFGSWAGQLGDGRAISLGEVTATDGTPWEIQLKGAGPTPYSRRADGRAVLRSSLREFLCSEAMHYLGVPTTRALSLVSTGDKVVRDMFYNGNPQAEPGAIVARVAPTFVRFGNFQMMASAAELDNLRDLAAYVIRRYYHELGEPSEEVYVRWFEEICRRTAVMIAHWMSVGFVHGVMNTDNMSILGLTIDYGPYGWLEPYDPDWTPNTTDFGSRRYAYGQQPNVGLWNLWQLARALAHLIPDPELLRPGLDLYSATFEQTRHEMMLRKLGLTNLQPEEDKALFEALHEALGESEVDMTLFFRRLSHTVPAVLANPDSAEAAWGEVLAAATYSASAEEETQLRQWLGRYLVRLQQETAAPEAIREMMLGANPKYVLRNYLAQQAIEAAEAGDLSVLNRLMEVLKTPFAEQPEHEELAAKRPDWAREKPGCATLSCSS, from the coding sequence ATGTCAATCAATTCTCTGACCATAGATCAAGCCCCGTTTCAGAATTCCTTCGTGGAGGAAATGCGCGGCGAAGCGTCCTTCGACAAACGGCCGCGAGCGGTGCCCGGCTACCTGTATTCCCGCGTAACGCCCACGCCCGTGGCCGACCCGCGCCTGCTGGCCTGGTCCGACGACCTGGCCGCCTACCTGGGTCTGGCCCGGCCCGCTGAGCGCGGCCCCGCCGTGGATGCCCTGGCCGGCAACCTCGTGACGGGCAGCATGAAGCCCTTCGCGGCCCGCTACGGCGGCCACCAGTTTGGCTCCTGGGCCGGGCAGCTCGGCGACGGCCGGGCCATTTCCCTGGGCGAAGTAACGGCCACCGACGGTACGCCCTGGGAAATCCAACTCAAAGGTGCCGGCCCCACGCCTTACTCGCGCCGCGCCGATGGGCGGGCCGTGCTGCGCTCCTCCCTGCGCGAATTTCTGTGCAGCGAGGCCATGCACTACCTGGGCGTGCCCACCACCCGGGCCCTGAGCCTGGTAAGCACCGGCGACAAAGTTGTGCGCGACATGTTCTACAACGGCAACCCCCAAGCCGAGCCCGGCGCCATTGTGGCCCGAGTGGCGCCCACGTTTGTGCGTTTCGGCAACTTTCAGATGATGGCCTCGGCCGCCGAGCTGGACAACCTGCGGGACTTGGCCGCCTACGTCATCCGGCGCTATTACCACGAGCTGGGCGAGCCGTCGGAGGAAGTATATGTGCGTTGGTTTGAGGAAATCTGCCGCCGCACGGCCGTCATGATTGCGCACTGGATGTCAGTAGGCTTCGTGCACGGGGTGATGAACACCGACAACATGAGCATCCTGGGCTTAACCATCGACTACGGCCCTTACGGCTGGCTGGAGCCCTACGACCCCGACTGGACGCCCAACACCACCGACTTTGGCTCGCGCCGCTACGCCTACGGGCAACAGCCCAACGTGGGCCTCTGGAACCTGTGGCAGCTGGCCCGGGCCCTGGCCCACCTCATTCCCGACCCCGAACTGCTGCGCCCTGGCCTGGACTTGTACTCGGCCACGTTTGAACAAACCCGCCACGAGATGATGCTCCGCAAGCTGGGCCTGACCAACCTGCAGCCGGAGGAAGACAAGGCCCTGTTTGAAGCTTTGCATGAGGCTTTGGGCGAGTCGGAAGTGGATATGACGCTGTTCTTCCGCCGCCTTTCACACACGGTTCCGGCCGTGCTGGCGAATCCGGATTCGGCCGAGGCCGCGTGGGGGGAAGTGCTGGCGGCGGCCACGTACTCGGCCTCGGCGGAGGAGGAAACCCAACTGCGCCAATGGCTGGGCCGCTACCTGGTGCGCCTACAGCAGGAAACCGCCGCGCCCGAAGCCATTCGGGAAATGATGCTCGGCGCCAACCCTAAATACGTACTGCGCAACTACCTGGCCCAGCAAGCCATTGAGGCTGCCGAAGCCGGCGACCTGTCGGTGCTGAACCGGCTGATGGAGGTGCTCAAAACCCCCTTCGCCGAGCAGCCGGAGCACGAGGAACTGGCCGCCAAGCGCCCCGACTGGGCCCGCGAGAAGCCCGGCTGCGCCACCTTGTCGTGCAGCTCGTAA
- a CDS encoding SIR2 family protein — MSFVIPNNVLSAVKAKKLVVFAGAGMSRRFGLPDWKQMVVDVINKSDDNKLKGFIQLLEDGLLSPIEVLDKLLPEKNDIYRYIEENFKINNVELLNCHYDIMKLSGKVVTTNYDNAFELACPEAYSAVYDSSFKINQLKGKDSYIFKIHGSSSVDPSGCVVFTKDYEALYARENAAILKMKELFINNTILFIGFGFNDPYVNNLFTYIDQMFDGSNVHYVVTSTPNDFKKFSFIKPIVVSNYSDIDQVINQCLDSKKDVIESAPVLLSNFNKVERFPKFAFLYPKPVDIKIFDDIHQIVNCFENLNIEFVKSYLNVRALQKVDDYDFIIIIAKVYKGKLYIEDDNMKSQLVSIDELSSYLMDETICKIIISDDVIDISLVSNAVNIFNYKNSAINKFVYKSLRNLEDVSSIDNINVNNFMPVDKITKGSFVEKSLYGKRNIIDFTHKSVDDIVGRIEEQGIVAGKIRSIVSSGKVLNIKGSGERVKRPWQKKLHLSYITEDSLITVCLLYLVNK; from the coding sequence ATGTCTTTCGTCATCCCTAATAACGTTTTGAGCGCAGTAAAAGCAAAAAAATTGGTGGTTTTTGCGGGAGCTGGTATGTCAAGAAGGTTTGGTCTACCAGACTGGAAACAAATGGTGGTCGATGTTATTAACAAATCTGACGATAATAAATTAAAAGGGTTTATTCAATTATTAGAAGATGGATTACTAAGTCCAATAGAGGTATTGGATAAGCTATTGCCAGAAAAAAATGATATATATAGATATATAGAGGAAAATTTTAAGATAAATAATGTTGAATTATTGAATTGTCATTATGATATAATGAAGTTGTCTGGCAAAGTAGTTACTACTAATTATGACAATGCATTTGAGCTTGCATGTCCAGAAGCTTACAGTGCAGTATATGATTCCAGTTTTAAAATAAATCAACTAAAAGGTAAAGATAGTTACATATTTAAGATCCACGGTAGTTCTAGCGTTGATCCGTCAGGATGCGTAGTATTCACAAAAGATTACGAGGCATTGTATGCTAGGGAAAATGCTGCAATATTAAAAATGAAGGAATTATTTATAAATAATACAATTTTATTTATTGGATTTGGGTTTAATGATCCATACGTGAATAATTTATTTACATATATTGATCAAATGTTTGATGGGAGTAATGTGCATTATGTTGTTACAAGTACACCAAATGATTTTAAAAAATTTAGTTTTATAAAACCAATTGTTGTATCAAATTACAGTGATATTGATCAAGTTATTAATCAGTGTTTGGATTCCAAAAAAGACGTTATTGAATCTGCTCCTGTCTTGTTAAGTAACTTTAATAAAGTTGAGCGCTTTCCAAAATTTGCATTTTTGTATCCTAAACCAGTTGATATTAAGATTTTTGACGATATACATCAAATTGTAAATTGTTTCGAGAATTTGAATATTGAGTTTGTAAAGTCTTATCTTAATGTTCGTGCTCTTCAAAAAGTTGATGACTATGATTTTATTATTATAATAGCCAAGGTATATAAAGGTAAGCTTTATATAGAAGATGATAATATGAAGAGTCAGCTAGTTTCTATTGATGAGTTAAGTTCTTATTTAATGGATGAAACTATTTGTAAGATAATTATATCTGATGATGTGATTGATATTAGCCTTGTTAGTAATGCTGTTAATATATTCAACTATAAAAACTCTGCTATCAACAAGTTTGTGTATAAGTCGTTGCGTAATCTTGAAGATGTGAGTTCTATTGATAATATCAATGTTAATAATTTTATGCCAGTTGATAAAATCACCAAAGGTAGTTTTGTCGAAAAAAGCTTATATGGCAAAAGAAATATTATAGATTTTACACATAAGAGTGTAGATGATATTGTTGGTAGAATTGAAGAGCAAGGCATTGTTGCTGGTAAAATTAGATCTATAGTGTCTTCTGGCAAGGTTCTTAATATAAAAGGGTCTGGGGAACGGGTAAAACGACCTTGGCAAAAAAAGTTGCATTTGAGTTATATAACAGAGGATTCTTTGATAACGGTGTGTCTTTTATATCTTGTGAACAAGTGA
- a CDS encoding ThuA domain-containing protein, which translates to MKSLFLLLLATLLSSAFTPPPSPARRAPAILVFYRTAGFRHKSIPDGLRALLKMGQENNFRVDTTNSNTRFTSRQLKAYQAVVFLNTTADVLTEPQQTAFERYIRAGHGFVGVHAATDTEFDWPWFNGLVGAYFVNHPKVQPATVRVLNQQHPATAHLPAEWPRTDEWYNFKSITSGLTILATVDETTYSGGTNGPAHPFAWYHAYDGGRAFYTAGGHTPESYQEPLFLQHLLGGIRYAMGQ; encoded by the coding sequence ATGAAAAGCCTGTTCCTGCTCCTGTTGGCTACCCTTCTCAGCAGCGCCTTTACCCCGCCGCCCTCGCCGGCCCGCCGCGCTCCGGCCATCCTGGTGTTCTACCGCACGGCCGGCTTCCGTCACAAGTCTATCCCCGACGGCCTGCGGGCCCTGTTGAAGATGGGCCAGGAAAACAACTTCCGCGTTGATACCACCAACAGCAACACCCGCTTCACTTCCCGCCAGCTCAAGGCCTACCAGGCCGTCGTCTTCCTCAACACCACCGCCGACGTGCTCACCGAACCCCAGCAAACGGCCTTTGAGCGCTACATCCGCGCCGGCCACGGCTTCGTGGGCGTCCACGCCGCCACCGACACCGAGTTCGACTGGCCCTGGTTCAACGGCCTGGTGGGCGCCTACTTCGTAAACCATCCCAAGGTGCAGCCCGCCACCGTGCGCGTCCTCAACCAGCAGCACCCCGCCACCGCCCACCTGCCCGCCGAGTGGCCCCGCACCGACGAGTGGTACAACTTCAAAAGCATCACCTCCGGCCTTACCATCCTGGCTACCGTGGATGAAACCACCTACTCGGGCGGCACCAACGGCCCGGCCCACCCCTTCGCCTGGTACCACGCCTACGACGGAGGCCGGGCCTTTTATACTGCCGGGGGCCACACCCCGGAAAGCTACCAGGAGCCCCTGTTTCTGCAGCACCTGCTGGGCGGCATCCGCTACGCCATGGGCCAGTAG
- a CDS encoding DinB family protein, giving the protein MDLSTRHRLVEELRYLLEKGFAHGALEDACAGIPADKLNQRVPEVPYTIWELVEHIRIAQYDILDFSRNPAYETLDWPAAYWPSRTQPVDEATFQRTVAQITHDREEFLRLLQNPALDLLAPSPTAPARTCCARACSSPTTTATTWASSSWCAACSASGNSFHLRESP; this is encoded by the coding sequence ATGGACCTTTCTACCCGCCACCGCCTCGTTGAGGAACTCCGCTACCTGCTCGAAAAAGGCTTTGCCCACGGCGCCCTCGAAGACGCCTGCGCGGGTATTCCCGCCGATAAGCTCAACCAGCGCGTGCCCGAAGTACCCTACACCATCTGGGAGCTCGTCGAGCACATCCGCATCGCCCAGTACGACATCCTCGACTTCAGCCGCAACCCCGCCTACGAAACCCTCGACTGGCCCGCCGCCTACTGGCCCTCGCGCACCCAGCCCGTCGACGAGGCCACCTTCCAGCGCACCGTCGCCCAGATCACCCACGACCGGGAAGAGTTCTTGCGCCTGCTCCAAAACCCCGCCCTCGACCTGCTGGCCCCTTCCCCCACGGCACCGGCCAGAACCTGCTGCGCGAGGGCATGCTCATCGCCGACCACAACAGCTACCACCTGGGCCAGCTCATCTTGGTGCGCCGCCTGCTCGGCATCTGGGAATAGCTTCCACCTCCGGGAATCCCCTTAG
- a CDS encoding DUF3592 domain-containing protein, with protein sequence MSLSLVSVGAMGMGALMLYDALRNQRHRLRMRRIGRPATATIVERHWDEKHEYTYSLVRFYSPTHGWITARPSQAHDVHHASIGAQVPILYHPTQPHQVIIGSQSLASGTVALVLIGLGIIVYGLWLTFSDIGPRQPTAEDDVTPAWQSAPAVPCARKGEAGTLARLAAHSNARLPRSLPHHKKKPRPYRPGLLLASLQSSCA encoded by the coding sequence ATGAGTCTTAGCCTAGTTTCCGTTGGCGCAATGGGCATGGGCGCCCTGATGCTTTACGACGCTCTGCGCAACCAGCGCCACCGCCTGCGGATGCGGCGTATCGGCCGGCCCGCCACTGCCACCATCGTGGAGCGCCACTGGGACGAGAAGCACGAATACACCTACTCCCTGGTGCGCTTTTACTCGCCCACCCACGGCTGGATAACCGCCCGCCCCTCCCAAGCCCACGACGTTCACCACGCCAGCATCGGCGCGCAAGTGCCCATTCTCTATCACCCCACCCAACCGCACCAGGTCATTATCGGGTCCCAGTCCCTGGCCTCAGGCACCGTAGCGCTGGTTCTGATTGGGCTGGGTATTATCGTCTACGGCCTCTGGCTCACCTTTTCTGACATCGGCCCCCGGCAGCCCACCGCCGAAGACGACGTTACGCCAGCCTGGCAGTCTGCTCCGGCAGTTCCCTGCGCAAGAAAAGGAGAAGCAGGTACTCTAGCCCGGCTTGCCGCCCACTCGAATGCCCGGCTCCCCAGGTCATTGCCCCACCACAAAAAAAAGCCCCGACCATACCGGCCGGGGCTTTTGTTAGCAAGTCTGCAATCCTCCTGCGCCTAG